One genomic segment of Bacteroides caccae includes these proteins:
- the ftsY gene encoding signal recognition particle-docking protein FtsY translates to MGFFSFFSKEKKETLDKGLSKTKESVFSKIARAVAGKSKVDDEVLDNLEEVLITSDVGVETTLNIIKRIEKRAAADKYVNTQELNHILRDEIAALLTENNSDDVADFDVPIERKPYVIMVVGVNGVGKTTTIGKLAYQFKKAGKSVYLGAADTFRAAAVEQLMIWGERVGVPVVKQKMGADPASVAYDTLSSAVANNADIVIIDTAGRLHNKVGLMNELTKIKNVMKKVVPDAPDEVLLVLDGSTGQNAFEQAKQFTLATEVTAMAITKLDGTAKGGVVIGISDQFKIPVKYIGLGEGMEDLQVFRKNEFVDSLFGENA, encoded by the coding sequence ATGGGATTTTTTAGTTTTTTTTCAAAGGAGAAGAAGGAAACTTTAGATAAGGGGTTATCTAAAACCAAAGAGAGCGTGTTTAGTAAAATCGCTCGTGCCGTGGCTGGTAAGTCAAAGGTAGATGACGAAGTGTTGGATAATCTGGAAGAAGTGTTGATTACGTCGGATGTAGGCGTAGAGACGACTTTGAATATTATTAAGCGCATCGAAAAACGTGCCGCTGCGGATAAATATGTGAATACTCAGGAATTGAATCATATATTACGTGACGAAATAGCCGCTTTGTTGACCGAGAATAACTCGGATGATGTAGCTGATTTTGATGTTCCGATCGAAAGAAAGCCTTATGTGATTATGGTAGTAGGGGTCAATGGAGTGGGAAAGACTACAACTATCGGCAAACTGGCTTATCAATTCAAGAAAGCTGGTAAATCTGTTTACTTGGGAGCCGCTGATACATTCCGTGCGGCTGCTGTAGAACAGCTGATGATTTGGGGAGAGCGGGTAGGGGTGCCTGTCGTTAAACAGAAAATGGGTGCTGATCCTGCATCGGTAGCTTATGACACCCTTAGCTCTGCTGTTGCCAACAATGCTGACATCGTTATTATTGATACAGCCGGACGCTTGCACAATAAAGTCGGCCTGATGAACGAGCTGACCAAAATTAAAAATGTAATGAAGAAAGTAGTGCCTGATGCACCGGATGAAGTATTACTTGTATTGGACGGCTCTACAGGACAGAATGCTTTTGAACAAGCCAAGCAGTTTACTCTGGCAACGGAGGTTACCGCTATGGCTATCACTAAACTTGATGGGACTGCTAAAGGCGGTGTTGTAATTGGTATTTCCGACCAATTTAAGATTCCTGTTAAATACATCGGTTTGGGTGAAGGAATGGAGGATTTACAAGTATTCCGCAAAAACGAATTTGTTGATTCCTTGTTTGGAGAAAATGCATGA
- a CDS encoding DUF4295 domain-containing protein, whose protein sequence is MAKKTVASLHEGSKEGRAYTKVIKMVKSPKTGAYVFDEQMVPNEKVQDFFKK, encoded by the coding sequence ATGGCAAAGAAAACAGTAGCAAGTTTGCACGAAGGCTCTAAAGAAGGTCGTGCTTATACTAAGGTTATCAAAATGGTAAAATCTCCTAAGACTGGAGCATACGTTTTTGATGAGCAAATGGTTCCGAATGAAAAAGTACAAGACTTTTTCAAAAAATAA
- the rpmG gene encoding 50S ribosomal protein L33: MAKKAKGNRVQVILECTEHKDSGMPGTSRYITTKNRKNTTERLELKKYNPILKRVTVHKEIK; the protein is encoded by the coding sequence ATGGCAAAGAAAGCAAAAGGTAACAGAGTGCAGGTGATTCTGGAATGTACAGAACACAAAGACAGTGGAATGCCGGGAACATCTCGTTATATCACAACTAAGAACAGAAAGAATACTACAGAAAGACTTGAGTTGAAAAAATACAACCCAATTCTGAAAAGAGTAACAGTACACAAGGAAATTAAATAA
- the rpmB gene encoding 50S ribosomal protein L28, with amino-acid sequence MSKICQITGKKAMIGNNVSHSKRRTKRTFDLNLFNKKFYYVEQDCWISLSICANGLRIINKKGLDAALTEAVAKGYCDWKSIKVIG; translated from the coding sequence ATGTCGAAGATTTGTCAAATTACCGGAAAGAAAGCCATGATTGGCAACAATGTTTCACACTCAAAGAGAAGAACTAAAAGAACCTTTGATTTGAACTTGTTTAATAAAAAGTTCTACTATGTAGAACAAGATTGTTGGATCAGCCTTAGCATTTGCGCTAACGGGTTGCGTATTATTAACAAAAAAGGACTGGATGCTGCGCTGACTGAAGCTGTGGCTAAAGGTTATTGTGATTGGAAAAGCATTAAAGTAATCGGCTAA
- a CDS encoding competence/damage-inducible protein A, with product MFAEIITIGDELLIGQVVDTNSAWIGQKLNKIGIEVLRIVSIRDREDEILEAIDNAMKRVNIVLVTGGLGPTKDDITKQTLCKYFHTRLVFSEEVFENIKRVLAGKIPMNALNKGQAMVPEGCTVINNPVGSASVSWFERNDRVLVSMPGVPQEMKVVMTESILPKLHEKFQTDVIMHQTFLVQHYPESVLAEKLELWETALPESIKLAYLPKLGIIRLRLTGRGQDKKEVRALLDSEKAKLEKILGEDIFCEEDTPLEVIIGELLKKKKITVSTAESCTGGSIAARLTSIAGSSEYFNGSIVAYSNEVKMNLLYVSPETLERHGAVSEETVIEMVKGAMKALKTDCAVATSGIAGPGGGTPEKPVGTVWIAAGYKNEIRTYKQETNRGRSMNIERAGNNALLILRDLLK from the coding sequence ATGTTTGCTGAAATAATAACCATTGGTGACGAACTGCTGATAGGGCAGGTTGTCGACACTAATTCTGCCTGGATAGGACAGAAATTAAATAAGATAGGCATTGAGGTTCTTCGTATTGTTTCAATCCGTGACCGGGAAGATGAGATTCTTGAAGCGATCGATAATGCGATGAAAAGGGTGAATATTGTTTTAGTGACCGGGGGACTAGGTCCTACTAAAGATGATATAACAAAACAAACGCTATGTAAGTATTTCCATACTAGACTGGTATTTAGTGAAGAGGTTTTTGAAAACATAAAACGGGTGTTGGCCGGGAAAATCCCCATGAATGCCTTAAATAAAGGGCAGGCAATGGTTCCCGAGGGCTGTACCGTTATAAATAATCCGGTAGGGAGTGCTTCTGTTAGTTGGTTTGAAAGAAACGACAGAGTTCTCGTTTCAATGCCGGGAGTTCCGCAGGAGATGAAAGTTGTGATGACGGAATCCATATTGCCCAAGTTGCATGAGAAATTTCAAACGGATGTGATTATGCATCAAACATTTCTTGTACAACACTATCCAGAGTCTGTATTGGCTGAAAAACTGGAACTATGGGAAACTGCACTGCCGGAAAGCATCAAACTGGCCTATTTACCAAAACTTGGAATAATCCGCCTGCGATTGACCGGACGCGGACAAGATAAAAAAGAAGTGCGGGCGCTTCTAGATAGCGAAAAAGCTAAATTAGAGAAGATTTTGGGTGAAGATATCTTCTGTGAGGAAGATACTCCTTTGGAAGTTATTATCGGCGAATTGCTGAAAAAGAAGAAAATAACCGTTTCCACTGCAGAAAGTTGTACTGGAGGAAGTATTGCCGCACGATTAACATCTATTGCCGGAAGTTCGGAATATTTTAATGGAAGTATAGTGGCTTATTCCAATGAAGTAAAGATGAATCTCTTGTACGTTTCTCCCGAAACTTTGGAACGGCATGGAGCTGTTAGTGAAGAAACTGTGATTGAAATGGTAAAAGGTGCGATGAAAGCATTGAAAACCGACTGTGCTGTGGCAACTTCAGGCATAGCCGGTCCCGGAGGAGGAACTCCTGAAAAACCGGTAGGGACAGTTTGGATAGCTGCTGGTTATAAAAACGAAATTCGTACTTACAAGCAGGAAACAAATCGCGGAAGATCCATGAATATTGAAAGAGCCGGCAATAATGCGTTATTAATTTTACGGGATTTACTCAAATAA
- the tsaD gene encoding tRNA (adenosine(37)-N6)-threonylcarbamoyltransferase complex transferase subunit TsaD, which produces MSVIILGIESSCDDTSAAVIKDGYLLSNVVSSQAVHEAYGGVVPELASRAHQQNIVPVVHEALKRAGVTKEELSAVAFTRGPGLMGSLLVGVSFAKGFARSLNIPLIDVNHLNGHVLAHFIKAEGEENRQPNFPFLCLLVSGGNSQIILVKAYNDMEILGQTIDDAAGEAIDKCSKVMGLGYPGGPIIDKLARQGNPKAFTFSKPHIPGLDYSFSGLKTSFLYSLRDWLKEDPDFIEHHKVDLAASLEATVVDILMDKLRKAAKEYKIKEVAVAGGVSANNGLRNAFREHAEKYDWDIFIPKFSYTTDNAAMIAITGYFKYLDRDFCSIDLPAYSRVTLE; this is translated from the coding sequence ATGAGTGTAATAATATTAGGAATTGAGTCCTCTTGTGATGATACGTCGGCAGCTGTTATCAAAGATGGTTATCTGCTGTCGAACGTGGTATCGAGCCAAGCCGTACATGAAGCATACGGTGGAGTAGTACCCGAGCTGGCTTCACGGGCGCATCAACAAAATATCGTACCGGTAGTACATGAAGCGCTGAAACGTGCTGGAGTCACTAAAGAAGAATTGAGTGCGGTAGCTTTTACACGTGGTCCGGGATTAATGGGTTCATTGCTCGTCGGTGTCTCTTTCGCTAAAGGATTCGCTCGTTCCTTAAATATTCCATTGATTGATGTTAATCATCTGAATGGACATGTTTTAGCTCATTTTATTAAAGCAGAAGGTGAGGAAAATAGACAACCCAATTTTCCTTTCTTATGTCTATTAGTATCTGGAGGAAATTCACAAATTATATTAGTGAAAGCCTATAACGATATGGAGATTTTGGGGCAGACGATTGATGATGCTGCAGGTGAAGCTATTGACAAGTGCTCCAAAGTAATGGGGCTCGGTTATCCGGGTGGACCGATTATTGATAAACTGGCACGCCAGGGAAACCCGAAAGCATTCACATTCAGCAAACCGCATATTCCGGGGCTGGATTATAGCTTTAGCGGATTAAAAACTTCATTCCTCTATTCATTACGTGACTGGCTGAAAGAGGACCCTGATTTTATAGAACATCATAAAGTGGATTTGGCTGCATCATTGGAAGCAACAGTTGTAGATATTCTAATGGATAAATTGCGTAAAGCTGCAAAAGAATACAAAATCAAGGAAGTAGCCGTAGCAGGAGGAGTTTCTGCGAATAACGGATTACGTAATGCTTTTCGGGAACATGCCGAAAAATATGACTGGGATATCTTTATTCCAAAATTCAGCTATACTACCGACAATGCAGCAATGATCGCTATTACCGGATATTTTAAATATTTGGATAGGGATTTTTGCTCTATTGATCTTCCGGCCTATTCTCGCGTTACATTAGAATAA
- a CDS encoding translocation/assembly module TamB domain-containing protein — MSVFVAEELSDLLNTRVTIGRINIGLLNRIIIDDVLLDDQDEQEMLKVTRLSAKFDIMPFFKGKISISSVQLFGFNINLQKKTPDSPPNFKFVLDAFASNDTVKKDNSLDLRINSILIRRGRMAYHVLSEEETPGKFNAKHVQLQNIIANISLKALSKDSINLGIKRLSLDEKVSGFSLKKMSLKLVANSRQTSIDNFAIELPETSLKLDTIHLIYDSLKAFDRFTEQVRFSFRTLPSQITLKDISPFLPALSHFKEPISLDMEVKGTVNQLTCSHLEITADNRQFRLKGDVALQDLSHPQDAYVFGTLSELTATTRGVGFLVRNLSHDYNGVPPVLERLGNVSFRGEVSGYFTDIVTYGQLHTDLGGVNMDLKLSSDKSKGLFAYSGAVKTTDYKLGKLLANEQLGEITFNLDVHGRHVTDRLPVVELKGLIASVDYSRYRYENITLDGEYKQGGFNGKVALDDPNGSIYLNGDVNVSSRIPTFNFQAIINKLRPHDLNLTSKYPDTEFSLKLRANFTGGSVDEMIGEINVDSLEFMSPEKQYFMNNMNIRASKQNNENQLRLTSEFLTASVEGKFQYHTLPASILNIMRKYVPSLILPPKKPIETHNNFQFDIHIYNTDILSTIFDIPLTVYTHSTLKGYFNDPLQRLRVEGYFPRLQYKNNFIESGMILCENPSDHIRARVRLTNLKKKGAVNLSLDAQAKDDNISTTLNWGNSAAVTYSGQLAAVAKFLRTEGEKPLLKAMVEVKPTDIILNDTLWQIHPSQVVVDSGKVDVNNFYFSHQDRYVRINGRLSDNPQDSVKVDLKDINMGYVFDIASISDDVNFEGDATGTAYASGVFKKPVMNTRLFIKNFSLNQGRLGDLNIYGEWDNENRGIRLDASIKDISTTPSRVTGIIHPLKPESGLDLNIEANELNLKFLEHYMKSIANDIKGRATGKVHFYGKFKGLNLDGAVMTDASMNFDILNTHFAIKDTILLAPTGLTFNNIHISDMEGHSGRMNGYLHFQHFKNLNYRFEIQANNMLVMNTKESTDMPFYGTVYGTGNALLTGNAIQGLDVNVAMTTNRNSIFTYINGSVASATSNQFIKFVDKTPRRTIQDSIQIISYYEQLQQKRQEAEEEQKTDIRLNILVDATPDATMKIIMDPVAGDYISGKGTGNIRTEFYNKGDVKMFGSYQINQGVYKFSLQEVIRKDFVIKNGSTITFNGAPLDANLDIQASYTVNSASLNDLIPEESSSIIQQPNVKVNCIMNLSGILVRPTIKLGIELPNERDEVQTLVRNYISTEEQMNMQILYLLGIGKFYTEDARNNQNSNVMSSVLSSTLSGQLNNALSQVFETNNWNIGTNLSTGDKGWTDMEVEGILSGQLLNNRLLINGNFGYRDNPMANTNFVGDFEAEWLINRSGDIRLKAYNETNDRYYTKTNLTTQGVGIMYKKDFNKWSDLFFWNKWKLRNKRKQEEKSKQQTDSIGNANTAKSVLKRQHEQ; from the coding sequence ATGAGTGTATTTGTAGCCGAGGAGCTCTCCGACTTATTGAATACACGGGTGACAATTGGCCGGATAAATATAGGATTGTTGAACCGTATCATCATTGACGATGTATTGCTTGACGACCAAGACGAGCAGGAAATGCTCAAAGTGACTCGTTTGTCTGCCAAATTTGATATCATGCCTTTTTTTAAAGGTAAGATATCCATTAGCAGTGTCCAGTTATTCGGTTTCAATATCAATCTTCAAAAAAAGACACCAGACTCTCCACCTAATTTTAAATTCGTATTAGATGCATTTGCTTCCAATGATACGGTGAAGAAAGACAACTCATTGGATTTGCGTATTAATTCTATCCTGATTCGTCGTGGGCGAATGGCTTATCATGTACTTTCAGAAGAAGAAACACCCGGGAAGTTTAATGCCAAACACGTCCAGCTTCAGAATATTATAGCTAATATTTCATTGAAAGCCTTGAGTAAAGATTCAATAAATCTGGGAATTAAGCGGTTGAGCCTTGATGAAAAAGTATCCGGTTTCTCTTTGAAGAAGATGAGTCTGAAGCTAGTTGCCAATAGCAGGCAGACAAGCATTGACAATTTTGCTATCGAATTGCCCGAAACATCTCTGAAACTGGATACAATTCATTTGATATATGATAGTTTGAAAGCCTTTGACCGTTTTACGGAACAGGTTCGTTTTTCTTTCCGTACGTTGCCGTCACAAATCACTTTAAAAGATATTTCTCCTTTTCTTCCGGCGCTATCGCACTTCAAAGAGCCGATATCGTTGGATATGGAAGTAAAAGGTACTGTCAATCAATTGACCTGTTCGCATCTGGAAATAACAGCCGACAATCGTCAGTTCCGCCTTAAAGGAGATGTGGCACTTCAGGACTTGTCGCATCCGCAAGACGCTTATGTGTTTGGAACCCTATCCGAACTTACTGCTACTACTCGTGGCGTAGGATTTTTAGTCCGCAATTTGAGTCATGATTATAATGGAGTGCCTCCAGTACTGGAACGCTTGGGAAATGTCAGTTTCCGGGGAGAGGTTTCCGGCTATTTCACAGATATAGTAACTTATGGCCAATTGCATACTGATTTGGGCGGTGTCAATATGGACTTGAAATTGAGTTCTGATAAAAGTAAGGGATTGTTTGCTTATTCCGGTGCCGTTAAAACAACCGACTATAAGTTAGGTAAATTATTGGCTAACGAGCAACTGGGAGAAATCACATTCAACTTAGATGTACATGGGCGCCATGTAACCGACCGACTCCCTGTTGTTGAATTGAAAGGGCTGATAGCTTCCGTAGATTATAGTAGATATAGATATGAGAATATTACACTGGACGGAGAATATAAGCAAGGAGGATTTAATGGCAAAGTAGCACTGGATGATCCGAATGGCTCTATTTATCTGAATGGAGATGTGAATGTTTCCTCCAGAATTCCTACATTTAATTTTCAAGCTATTATCAATAAATTGCGGCCGCATGACCTGAATCTCACCTCCAAGTATCCGGATACGGAATTCTCTTTGAAACTAAGAGCCAACTTCACGGGAGGCTCAGTTGACGAAATGATTGGAGAAATCAATGTGGATAGCCTCGAATTTATGTCACCAGAGAAACAATACTTCATGAACAACATGAATATCCGGGCCAGCAAACAGAATAACGAGAATCAGTTGAGATTGACTTCAGAGTTTCTGACAGCAAGTGTGGAAGGAAAGTTCCAGTATCACACATTGCCTGCCAGCATTCTGAATATTATGCGGAAATATGTCCCGTCATTAATATTACCTCCCAAAAAGCCAATTGAAACACACAATAATTTCCAATTCGATATACATATATATAATACAGATATTCTATCCACGATTTTTGATATTCCGCTGACGGTATATACTCATTCCACTTTGAAAGGATACTTTAATGATCCCTTGCAGCGTTTGCGTGTGGAAGGATACTTCCCCCGTCTTCAATATAAGAACAACTTTATTGAGTCGGGCATGATTTTGTGCGAGAATCCATCAGATCATATTCGTGCGCGGGTGCGCCTGACCAATCTGAAGAAGAAAGGAGCAGTCAACCTTTCTTTGGATGCGCAAGCTAAAGACGACAATATCAGTACGACATTGAATTGGGGAAATAGTGCTGCGGTGACATATAGCGGGCAATTGGCCGCTGTGGCAAAGTTCTTGCGTACCGAAGGAGAGAAGCCTTTATTAAAAGCAATGGTAGAGGTGAAACCGACGGATATTATTCTGAATGATACCCTTTGGCAGATACATCCTTCACAGGTAGTAGTGGATTCCGGCAAGGTAGACGTGAACAACTTCTATTTTAGCCACCAGGATCGTTATGTACGTATAAACGGACGTCTTTCGGACAATCCGCAAGATAGTGTAAAGGTTGATTTAAAGGATATCAACATGGGATATGTGTTTGATATTGCAAGTATTTCCGATGATGTAAATTTTGAAGGAGATGCTACAGGAACTGCCTATGCAAGTGGTGTTTTCAAAAAACCTGTGATGAATACGCGTTTATTTATAAAAAATTTCTCTCTTAATCAAGGACGTTTGGGCGATTTGAACATATATGGCGAATGGGATAATGAAAATAGAGGAATCCGACTGGATGCATCTATCAAAGATATTTCTACGACCCCGTCACGTGTCACCGGCATCATTCATCCGCTAAAACCGGAAAGTGGGCTTGACTTAAATATCGAAGCAAATGAACTGAATCTGAAGTTTCTGGAACATTATATGAAGTCTATTGCAAATGATATAAAAGGACGGGCAACGGGTAAAGTACACTTCTACGGGAAATTTAAAGGATTGAATCTCGATGGCGCAGTCATGACGGATGCTTCCATGAATTTTGATATTTTGAATACTCATTTTGCTATAAAGGATACCATTCTTTTAGCTCCTACCGGATTGACGTTCAACAATATACATATTTCTGATATGGAAGGCCATTCGGGAAGAATGAACGGTTATCTGCATTTCCAGCATTTTAAGAACTTAAATTATCGTTTTGAGATACAAGCAAACAACATGCTTGTAATGAATACAAAAGAATCGACGGACATGCCTTTCTATGGCACGGTGTATGGTACCGGAAATGCATTGCTTACCGGAAATGCCATACAGGGACTAGATGTTAATGTCGCCATGACGACCAATCGAAATAGCATCTTTACTTATATTAATGGTAGTGTTGCATCAGCTACGAGTAACCAGTTTATCAAGTTTGTAGACAAAACTCCCCGCCGCACTATTCAGGATTCTATTCAAATAATTTCTTATTATGAACAATTGCAACAAAAACGTCAGGAAGCTGAGGAAGAGCAAAAGACGGATATACGATTGAATATTCTTGTAGATGCGACGCCAGATGCAACAATGAAGATTATCATGGATCCTGTTGCCGGAGATTATATCAGTGGCAAGGGTACAGGAAATATACGAACAGAATTTTACAATAAAGGGGATGTGAAGATGTTCGGTAGCTACCAAATTAATCAGGGAGTATATAAATTCAGTTTGCAGGAAGTGATCCGTAAAGACTTTGTTATCAAGAACGGAAGTACGATTACCTTTAACGGTGCCCCTCTGGATGCAAACTTAGACATTCAGGCTTCCTACACGGTAAATTCAGCATCTCTGAATGACCTGATACCGGAAGAATCTTCGTCAATCATACAACAACCCAATGTTAAGGTGAACTGTATCATGAATTTGAGCGGGATATTGGTACGACCTACTATTAAATTAGGTATTGAGCTTCCGAACGAACGGGATGAAGTACAAACATTGGTACGTAATTATATTAGTACGGAAGAACAGATGAATATGCAAATCCTTTATCTATTGGGTATTGGTAAGTTCTACACGGAGGATGCACGTAATAATCAAAATTCAAACGTGATGTCTTCGGTACTTTCTTCCACCCTCTCCGGTCAATTGAATAACGCCTTGTCGCAAGTCTTTGAAACGAATAACTGGAATATTGGAACAAATCTAAGCACAGGCGATAAAGGCTGGACAGATATGGAAGTGGAAGGCATCTTGTCCGGTCAGTTACTGAATAACCGGTTACTTATTAACGGAAACTTTGGTTATCGGGATAATCCAATGGCAAACACGAATTTTGTGGGCGACTTTGAAGCAGAATGGCTGATAAACCGTTCGGGAGACATTCGTTTGAAAGCTTACAATGAAACGAACGACCGATATTATACAAAGACAAATCTGACTACACAAGGTGTAGGTATTATGTACAAGAAAGATTTCAATAAATGGAGTGACCTGTTCTTTTGGAATAAGTGGAAGCTACGTAATAAACGAAAACAGGAAGAAAAGTCCAAACAGCAGACAGACAGTATCGGAAATGCCAATACAGCAAAGTCTGTATTAAAAAGGCAACATGAGCAGTGA
- a CDS encoding PepSY-like domain-containing protein, producing the protein MMKRKIFTFLLVLGVAWSLHSCDNNDDESIAVPVELQSTFSAKYPNATNVEWENKYGYYVADFYDGHEASAWFTQEGKWVLTSWEVHFNTLPDPVKNTIHATYPGRVDDDDTEYVEEATGATYYLIDIENSEIDVKIRADGQILD; encoded by the coding sequence ATGATGAAACGAAAGATTTTTACCTTTTTATTGGTATTAGGTGTTGCATGGAGCTTACATAGTTGCGATAATAATGATGATGAATCAATAGCTGTTCCTGTTGAATTGCAAAGTACATTTTCGGCTAAATATCCGAATGCCACAAACGTAGAATGGGAAAACAAGTACGGATATTACGTAGCAGATTTCTATGACGGACATGAAGCATCTGCATGGTTTACTCAAGAAGGTAAGTGGGTTTTAACTTCATGGGAGGTACATTTCAACACATTGCCTGATCCTGTAAAAAATACGATTCATGCTACATATCCTGGACGAGTTGATGACGACGACACTGAATATGTTGAAGAAGCAACGGGTGCTACATACTACTTGATTGACATAGAAAATAGTGAGATAGATGTGAAAATAAGAGCTGACGGACAAATACTTGACTAA
- a CDS encoding PepSY-like domain-containing protein: MKKLVFLLVCLFTLQTVARADDDKPIQVTQMPQPAQQFIKQHFADSKVALAKMESDFFYKSYEVIFTNGNKVEFGKNGNWEEVNCKYTSVPTAIIPTTIQKYVTTNYPDTRVLKIERDKKEYEVQLSNRVELKFDLKFNLIDIDN; the protein is encoded by the coding sequence ATGAAAAAGTTAGTATTCTTATTAGTATGTTTGTTTACTTTGCAAACAGTAGCACGTGCAGACGATGACAAACCAATCCAGGTTACTCAAATGCCACAACCGGCTCAACAGTTCATCAAACAGCATTTTGCCGATAGTAAAGTTGCTTTGGCAAAAATGGAAAGTGATTTCTTCTATAAAAGTTATGAAGTGATTTTCACGAATGGCAATAAAGTGGAGTTTGGCAAGAATGGAAACTGGGAGGAGGTGAATTGCAAATATACTTCTGTTCCCACAGCTATTATCCCCACAACTATTCAGAAATATGTGACAACTAATTATCCTGATACTAGAGTGCTGAAAATTGAACGCGATAAAAAGGAATATGAAGTGCAACTTTCCAATCGTGTGGAATTAAAGTTCGATCTGAAATTCAATTTGATCGATATTGATAACTAA
- a CDS encoding COG1470 family protein: protein MTMRTNCFLLVAILLGLIPLNYTHANDSIPKSVILYTPYTKISVSPGASIDYSIDLINNTDELTNANLSVSGLGSSWKHEMKSGGWSLSQLSVLPKEKKTFNLKVDVPLKVNKGNYHFVVYAGNAKLPLDIVVAQQGTYQTEFTTDQPNMEGNSKSTFTFSTTLKNQTADQQLYALMANAPRGWNVIFKPNYKQATSAQVEPNSSQNVSIDITPPANVEAGSYKIPVRAATGTTSAELELEVVVTGSFQMELTTPRGLLSTDITAGDVKRIEVEVKNTGSSLLKDIQLSASKPADWEVTFEPTKIDALKAGETSTVTAILKASKKALPGDYVTTIMAKTPEVNADAQFRIAVKTPMIWGWVGVLIIAAAIGVVYYLFRKYGRR, encoded by the coding sequence ATGACTATGAGAACAAATTGTTTTTTATTAGTAGCTATTCTATTGGGATTAATTCCCTTGAACTACACACACGCAAACGACTCAATTCCTAAAAGCGTGATTCTGTACACTCCCTACACCAAAATTTCTGTATCACCGGGAGCGTCAATTGATTACAGTATTGACCTCATTAACAATACGGATGAATTGACAAATGCAAACCTTTCTGTTAGCGGATTGGGCAGCAGTTGGAAACACGAAATGAAATCCGGCGGTTGGAGCCTTAGTCAATTGTCCGTACTTCCCAAAGAAAAAAAGACTTTTAATCTGAAAGTCGATGTTCCATTGAAGGTAAATAAAGGAAACTATCATTTTGTAGTGTATGCCGGAAATGCTAAACTTCCTTTGGATATTGTAGTTGCTCAACAAGGTACTTACCAGACTGAATTTACTACCGACCAGCCCAATATGGAAGGTAACTCCAAGTCAACCTTTACCTTCAGTACCACTTTAAAGAACCAGACTGCCGACCAACAGTTGTATGCTTTAATGGCTAATGCACCAAGAGGATGGAATGTTATTTTTAAACCTAACTACAAGCAAGCTACCTCTGCACAAGTGGAACCCAACAGTAGCCAGAATGTAAGCATAGATATTACTCCTCCTGCCAATGTAGAAGCCGGAAGCTATAAAATCCCGGTACGTGCTGCTACGGGAACTACTTCGGCTGAACTTGAATTGGAAGTAGTTGTGACCGGTTCTTTTCAAATGGAACTAACTACTCCGAGAGGATTACTAAGCACCGATATCACTGCCGGAGACGTGAAGCGAATTGAAGTGGAAGTAAAAAATACAGGTTCATCATTGTTGAAAGATATCCAGTTATCTGCCAGCAAACCAGCTGATTGGGAAGTAACTTTCGAACCAACAAAAATTGATGCATTAAAAGCCGGCGAAACATCGACGGTAACCGCTATATTAAAAGCTTCTAAAAAAGCACTCCCAGGTGACTATGTGACTACCATTATGGCAAAAACTCCTGAAGTAAACGCTGATGCGCAATTCAGAATCGCAGTAAAAACTCCGATGATATGGGGGTGGGTAGGCGTTTTGATTATTGCGGCTGCTATCGGTGTAGTTTACTATCTGTTCCGTAAATATGGAAGGAGGTAA